From Oceanipulchritudo coccoides, the proteins below share one genomic window:
- a CDS encoding OmpP1/FadL family transporter, with protein sequence MYPKLNKLTVCTATLATLFLGSYNLYSAGFALQEHSISGLGVGFASGAAGGSDNSSMFFNPATLSLYSEPEITSGLHFILPNAKFKNTGSVSGFIPGVSPGVPTQGPNATSDTPAIVPNFFYSRPLNEGWAIGLSVSSPYGLATEYDDGWVGRYIALDTDLLTVNTNLALSHKVSEKFAYGFGFSLMYGDALLSNALNFGLIYLNSLNSGTIPATDQTLALAADVQSKLGSEAYDGKLKLEGDDIGYGFNFGMLFTPSEATRIGVHYRSKVKLTLDGKAKFVIPSALDPFFGSLFVSQGGKVDIDLPDTFQASIFHQVSPEWAVMADIFFTWWSKFDQLVIQYETGFPSDSVIPENWDDTFRYSVGTTYQMNDKVELRAGLVYDESGVTSDTYRSPRIPDENRVWISLGMGYKVSDTLKVDVGFVHIFVDDPVIDNPTHTPGEYLKGTMDATVDILSVSGTWKF encoded by the coding sequence ATGTACCCCAAATTGAATAAACTGACCGTCTGCACGGCAACTCTGGCCACGCTCTTTCTTGGCTCCTACAACCTCTATTCGGCAGGCTTCGCCCTCCAGGAACACAGCATTTCCGGTCTTGGCGTCGGGTTTGCCAGTGGTGCTGCCGGTGGCTCGGACAATTCCTCCATGTTTTTCAATCCGGCAACGCTCTCCCTGTACAGCGAACCGGAAATCACTTCCGGGCTGCACTTCATTTTGCCCAATGCAAAATTCAAGAACACCGGTTCGGTGAGCGGCTTTATTCCGGGAGTCTCCCCGGGCGTACCAACCCAAGGCCCGAACGCCACTTCCGATACGCCGGCGATAGTTCCCAATTTTTTCTATTCCCGTCCGCTCAATGAAGGATGGGCGATCGGTCTCAGCGTCTCCTCTCCGTATGGCCTCGCCACTGAATATGACGATGGCTGGGTTGGCCGGTACATTGCCTTGGATACGGATCTCCTGACAGTGAACACAAACCTCGCCCTTTCACACAAGGTTTCCGAGAAGTTTGCCTACGGGTTTGGCTTCAGCCTGATGTACGGCGATGCGCTCCTGAGCAATGCCCTTAACTTCGGATTGATTTATCTGAATTCCCTCAACTCGGGAACAATTCCTGCCACCGACCAGACGCTTGCCCTGGCGGCTGATGTGCAATCCAAACTCGGCTCGGAAGCCTATGACGGAAAACTCAAGCTTGAGGGGGATGACATTGGATACGGGTTTAATTTTGGAATGCTGTTCACTCCGAGCGAGGCAACCCGGATCGGGGTGCATTATCGATCAAAGGTGAAGCTTACCCTTGATGGGAAAGCCAAGTTTGTTATCCCCTCCGCCTTGGATCCGTTCTTCGGAAGCCTCTTCGTCTCACAGGGTGGCAAGGTTGACATCGATTTGCCGGATACCTTCCAGGCAAGTATCTTCCATCAGGTCTCACCGGAGTGGGCGGTCATGGCGGATATCTTCTTTACATGGTGGAGCAAGTTCGACCAGTTGGTCATCCAGTATGAAACGGGCTTCCCAAGCGATTCGGTCATTCCCGAGAACTGGGACGACACCTTCCGTTACAGCGTGGGCACGACCTACCAGATGAATGACAAGGTGGAGCTTCGCGCCGGTCTGGTTTATGATGAATCAGGCGTGACATCCGACACCTACCGTTCACCCCGTATCCCGGATGAAAACCGGGTCTGGATTTCCCTCGGGATGGGTTACAAGGTCAGCGACACGCTCAAGGTCGATGTCGGCTTCGTGCACATTTTTGTCGACGACCCGGTCATTGACAATCCGACCCATACGCCCGGCGAATACTTGAAGGGCACCATGGATGCCACGGTCGACATTCTGAGCGTCAGTGGCACCTGGAAGTTCTAA
- the upp gene encoding uracil phosphoribosyltransferase: MSLEIIQHPLAIHGINRLRDRETTPQSFRRSCDQVTTYLAIAATRDLQMKEVSMETPMEQMQARVVDEPIVVVAILRAGAGMIDSVVRLLPEVSVGYIGLERNEETAEARRYYCKFPPVRGNRVLVVDPMLATGGSAEQAIEAVYEAGASSVDFLCIVAAPEGVQLLESRFPDLRIFAGALDRELDENKYIRPGLGDFGDRLYGT, from the coding sequence ATGTCCCTTGAAATTATCCAGCATCCACTTGCCATTCACGGAATAAACCGCCTTCGGGACCGGGAGACCACACCGCAATCCTTCCGCCGATCGTGTGACCAGGTGACCACTTATCTGGCAATCGCGGCGACACGGGACCTGCAAATGAAGGAAGTTTCCATGGAAACCCCCATGGAACAGATGCAGGCCCGGGTTGTTGACGAACCCATTGTTGTCGTGGCGATCCTCCGGGCCGGGGCTGGCATGATCGACAGCGTGGTCCGGCTGCTTCCGGAGGTGTCGGTCGGATACATCGGCTTGGAAAGGAATGAGGAAACTGCTGAGGCGAGGCGCTACTACTGCAAGTTTCCCCCGGTTCGGGGGAACCGGGTACTCGTCGTGGATCCCATGCTGGCCACAGGCGGATCAGCCGAGCAGGCGATTGAAGCCGTCTATGAGGCCGGTGCTTCCAGTGTGGATTTTCTTTGTATTGTGGCTGCCCCGGAGGGGGTTCAGCTTCTGGAATCCCGCTTTCCGGATTTACGCATATTTGCCGGCGCACTCGACCGGGAACTGGACGAAAACAAGTACATCCGGCCAGGATTGGGCGATTTTGGCGATCGCCTCTATGGCACCTGA